The Maridesulfovibrio zosterae DSM 11974 genome window below encodes:
- a CDS encoding molybdopterin molybdotransferase MoeA yields the protein MPSNQSFSKNIPRSQALRTLQDRIRTLPEEQVSVIDCSDKISAQTICSAISLPEHDRSAMDGFAVSSTETTKASKNTPIVLSFTGEIRPSSMTPSESTIGSAVKVLTGGIIPPGTDAVIPFEKVVISENTIQISSPVKKGDYIFKRGSDIKKGETIISENEIINPCQAALLSYAGIRAVPVRCSPAIAVLAVGNELCDPAAVNSLSLIPADNLILVKSLCKRCGATEIKISPCANSPESISTAIKAYSHCNLIITTGGTGPGNRDFVFNSVLEAGGTPIFKGLSMHPAKSIFACQLGSCIVVGLPGPPNAVNLAFHTVIKPIINILLGQPDISPKFTAHLSSSVIGANEREKLRPCLVFEQGGKLIADPLTSPDLSPRKVMNISNGIIVLPPDCGELEKGCKVQVIKFA from the coding sequence ATGCCGAGTAATCAAAGTTTTTCTAAAAATATCCCACGGTCACAGGCGCTGAGAACTTTACAGGACAGAATTCGCACTCTTCCAGAGGAACAAGTATCGGTGATTGACTGCTCTGATAAAATTTCAGCACAAACTATTTGCTCAGCTATTTCACTTCCTGAACATGATCGGTCAGCAATGGATGGATTTGCTGTTTCCAGTACAGAGACAACAAAAGCTTCAAAAAACACGCCCATAGTCTTAAGCTTTACGGGTGAAATTCGCCCATCCTCCATGACTCCCAGCGAATCGACAATAGGCAGTGCAGTAAAAGTACTAACCGGAGGAATAATTCCTCCTGGTACAGATGCCGTTATTCCATTTGAAAAGGTAGTAATATCTGAAAATACAATTCAAATATCCTCTCCAGTCAAAAAAGGAGATTATATCTTCAAGCGCGGATCAGATATAAAGAAAGGCGAAACAATTATTTCTGAAAATGAAATCATTAATCCCTGCCAAGCCGCCCTGCTGTCTTATGCTGGAATTAGGGCTGTACCTGTTCGATGCAGTCCGGCAATTGCAGTACTGGCTGTGGGAAATGAATTGTGCGACCCTGCAGCAGTCAATTCGTTAAGCCTGATTCCGGCAGATAATCTCATTCTGGTAAAATCGCTTTGCAAGCGTTGCGGAGCAACGGAAATCAAGATTTCACCATGCGCAAATTCGCCCGAATCAATCTCCACAGCAATTAAAGCATACTCACACTGTAACTTAATTATCACCACAGGAGGAACAGGCCCCGGAAATAGAGACTTTGTCTTTAATTCTGTTCTTGAAGCCGGTGGAACCCCCATCTTCAAGGGGCTATCCATGCACCCTGCAAAATCCATTTTTGCCTGTCAGCTAGGGAGTTGCATCGTTGTTGGTCTTCCAGGTCCTCCTAATGCCGTAAATCTTGCATTTCATACTGTAATCAAACCTATTATAAACATCCTTCTTGGACAGCCAGATATTTCCCCCAAATTCACAGCTCATTTAAGCAGTAGCGTGATCGGAGCCAATGAAAGAGAAAAGTTGCGTCCCTGCCTGGTTTTCGAACAAGGAGGAAAGCTCATCGCTGACCCGCTAACCTCACCTGACCTGTCTCCTCGCAAAGTAATGAATATAAGCAACGGAATAATTGTTCTCCCTCCTGATTGCGGAGAACTTGAAAAAGGATGCAAAGTTCAAGTAATTAAATTTGCATAA
- the mobA gene encoding molybdenum cofactor guanylyltransferase: MLNSSKLLNISAAVLAGGEGRRMGSRDKSCLEISGQKLISLIIAKLEGLFNETFIITRTPENHRDLSIRLEGDVFEARSSLTGVHAALYHSRTDHVFVTACDSPFLNRELIKDFLTHFTPEVDVLIPVHPNGMYEPLCAVYSKKCLPFIEENLQKNIYQIIRFFPQVKIRTVETARLKHKDRNLETFINVNTPEELDNACKRANNAE, from the coding sequence ATGCTAAATTCATCTAAATTACTAAATATCAGTGCTGCAGTTTTAGCTGGAGGAGAAGGCCGCCGTATGGGCAGCAGGGATAAATCTTGCCTTGAAATTTCCGGTCAGAAACTAATCAGCCTAATTATAGCCAAACTGGAAGGTCTGTTTAATGAGACCTTTATAATAACCAGAACTCCGGAAAATCACAGAGATTTAAGTATCAGACTTGAAGGAGATGTCTTTGAAGCGCGCAGCTCTTTAACAGGAGTTCACGCTGCTCTCTACCACTCCAGAACAGATCACGTGTTTGTTACAGCTTGTGATTCCCCTTTTCTCAATCGAGAACTGATCAAAGACTTTTTAACCCACTTTACACCGGAAGTAGATGTTTTGATCCCAGTCCATCCCAATGGAATGTACGAACCACTTTGCGCTGTCTACTCCAAAAAATGCCTTCCATTTATTGAAGAAAATCTGCAAAAAAATATCTATCAGATTATCAGATTCTTTCCGCAGGTAAAAATCCGCACAGTTGAGACAGCCCGGCTTAAACATAAAGACCGGAACCTTGAAACATTTATTAATGTCAACACCCCAGAAGAACTTGATAACGCATGCAAGAGGGCAAATAATGCCGAGTAA
- a CDS encoding chromosomal replication initiator protein DnaA, producing the protein MMRDSWNKILKFLEKGLNPGLYKVWIKPLKAEISNNTIKLYAPNDFVAAWVRDRLMDNIKEAGAQVLGVDPKVEIGVRKATERPAVKAKPAVARPVQTRMGLPMMSPPVVNTRIPRWRFSFDDFIVGESNQLACAASRSLCDNSLPGDQLFLSSTPGLGKTHLLHSIGKNLCATSNKKHVSIACLTAEEFANRLVLALKSGEVSRFKSEFRDNVDCLLLEDVHFFQGKEKMQNEILETLKSLQIRGSKVVMTSSFLPRELEKIDQQLVSRFSSGLLAVIATPDFETRKRIVQSKAMRLGTQVSDSISELLADRITTDVRQLESCLQNLVLKARLLNRNVSQELAWQVLENYAVANAAPSYESIVEHICRSYELTPDQLRSKSRKRQIVLARNTAFFLARKHTELSLKDIGTKLGRRHSTVIKGITNIEREISLQTPLGRQLQDTIERLTP; encoded by the coding sequence ATGATGAGAGACAGCTGGAATAAAATTTTAAAATTTCTTGAGAAGGGTCTTAACCCCGGCCTCTACAAGGTTTGGATAAAACCGTTGAAGGCTGAAATCAGCAATAATACTATTAAGCTTTATGCTCCTAATGATTTTGTTGCTGCTTGGGTTAGAGATCGGCTCATGGATAATATTAAGGAAGCCGGAGCACAGGTTCTCGGAGTCGATCCCAAGGTGGAAATCGGGGTCAGGAAGGCTACTGAGAGACCTGCTGTTAAGGCTAAGCCTGCCGTAGCGAGACCTGTACAGACCAGAATGGGCCTGCCCATGATGAGTCCTCCAGTTGTTAACACAAGAATTCCGCGTTGGCGTTTTTCTTTTGATGACTTTATTGTTGGAGAATCCAATCAACTGGCTTGTGCTGCGTCCAGAAGCCTATGCGATAACTCTCTGCCCGGGGATCAGCTTTTTTTAAGCTCAACTCCTGGTCTTGGGAAAACGCATCTTCTGCATTCTATTGGCAAGAATCTTTGTGCAACCAGTAACAAAAAACATGTGTCAATTGCCTGTTTAACTGCAGAAGAATTTGCAAACAGGTTGGTACTAGCCCTTAAGTCTGGCGAAGTATCTCGTTTTAAATCAGAATTTAGGGATAATGTTGACTGTCTTCTTCTTGAAGATGTTCATTTTTTTCAGGGCAAAGAGAAAATGCAGAATGAAATTCTGGAAACATTGAAATCTTTGCAAATACGCGGTTCAAAAGTTGTTATGACCAGTTCTTTCCTACCTCGCGAGTTGGAAAAAATTGATCAGCAACTTGTTTCCCGCTTTAGTTCCGGGCTTTTGGCTGTTATTGCTACCCCTGATTTTGAAACCAGAAAAAGAATTGTTCAGAGCAAGGCCATGCGTCTTGGAACTCAGGTATCGGATTCAATTTCAGAGCTCCTTGCTGATAGGATTACTACAGATGTAAGACAGCTTGAAAGCTGCCTTCAGAATCTGGTTCTAAAGGCAAGACTCCTCAACCGGAATGTTTCTCAGGAACTTGCATGGCAGGTGCTTGAAAATTATGCTGTAGCTAATGCTGCACCGAGTTATGAGTCAATTGTTGAGCATATTTGTCGTTCATATGAGCTTACACCGGACCAGTTGCGTTCGAAAAGCCGTAAACGTCAGATCGTTTTAGCACGAAACACTGCATTCTTTCTTGCTCGTAAACATACAGAACTTTCTCTTAAGGATATCGGCACAAAATTGGGCCGTAGACACTCAACAGTAATCAAAGGCATCACCAATATTGAACGTGAGATTTCTTTGCAGACTCCACTTGGAAGACAGTTGCAGGATACTATTGAACGTTTGACTCCGTAA
- a CDS encoding PhoH family protein has protein sequence MGQKNFVLDTNVLIENPKCITTLRNGQDNKIHIPYTVLTELDKLKRDPRIGHIVAQAISIILKDKIVTILPPEYAESLTALNPDDCILKETINSGIDEPVLITNDRILQIKAGIYSLKCEGYKDSEPFRSDSQIYTGFTAETESPIINSFRWENGTPVFYGHKENKAVTYTHEVWGVTPRNIYQNLAIELMLNDKLNIISVQSEAGYGKTFLALASALFLALEKKDNPYEKVYLVKPLWEIGAKMGFLPGTVEEKMQPYIRYIHDLAVKLHEQRPANRIFMDSDPEKIRFNQKKFEILPIAYIRGMNLENCVVIIDEMQNMSRSEVRSLLTRMGEGVKCICLGDTRQVDNPYLNESNNGLNWIVKKLKNNKEYAHMVLKGERSRGPITDLIIKTGL, from the coding sequence ATGGGACAAAAAAATTTTGTTTTGGATACTAACGTGCTTATTGAGAACCCTAAATGCATTACAACTCTAAGAAATGGTCAGGACAACAAAATTCATATTCCATATACGGTATTGACTGAGCTTGATAAGCTGAAAAGAGATCCCCGCATAGGGCATATTGTTGCGCAGGCAATATCTATAATTCTTAAAGACAAGATAGTTACGATACTTCCGCCAGAATATGCTGAAAGTCTAACTGCACTTAATCCTGACGACTGCATTCTTAAGGAAACCATTAACAGCGGGATTGATGAGCCAGTATTGATTACCAATGACCGCATACTGCAAATCAAAGCGGGGATATACAGCCTTAAATGTGAAGGATATAAGGACTCAGAGCCATTCCGGTCAGATTCGCAAATATATACTGGATTTACCGCTGAAACAGAAAGCCCGATTATAAACTCTTTTCGCTGGGAGAATGGAACCCCGGTTTTCTATGGTCATAAAGAAAATAAAGCTGTTACCTACACCCATGAAGTATGGGGAGTTACACCTCGCAACATTTATCAGAATCTTGCCATAGAACTGATGCTTAACGATAAACTCAATATTATATCAGTTCAATCAGAAGCAGGATACGGCAAAACCTTTCTTGCTCTGGCGTCAGCCCTTTTTTTAGCCCTTGAAAAGAAAGATAACCCTTACGAAAAGGTATACCTTGTTAAACCATTATGGGAAATTGGAGCTAAAATGGGGTTTCTGCCAGGCACAGTGGAAGAAAAGATGCAGCCTTATATACGATACATACATGATCTGGCTGTGAAGTTACATGAGCAGCGACCGGCCAATCGCATCTTTATGGACAGCGATCCCGAAAAAATTCGTTTTAATCAGAAGAAATTTGAGATTCTACCTATAGCTTATATAAGAGGTATGAACTTAGAAAACTGCGTCGTCATTATTGACGAAATGCAGAATATGTCACGATCGGAAGTTCGCTCCCTTCTCACTCGCATGGGTGAGGGCGTAAAATGCATCTGCCTTGGCGACACCCGGCAGGTCGACAACCCTTATTTGAATGAAAGCAATAACGGACTAAACTGGATAGTAAAAAAGCTTAAAAACAACAAAGAATATGCGCATATGGTTCTTAAAGGTGAAAGATCAAGAGGGCCAATAACCGATTTAATCATAAAAACAGGATTGTAA
- a CDS encoding DnaA N-terminal domain-containing protein, giving the protein MNSNVWNSIKKKLRIRINPVLVRVWVDPLSAVYEGGVVQLTAPNEFVLNWVRDHLLDRIKDAAQEVLESKVGVTIDLHPSSESVSPRQIMTDVNAFYAADEILASINRLTGIVRESFPYFSEEADKRVEEDELVEAVLEPQTFDSILDAVLEAFAVTFRELMMQENEHAMLARRALYYLCFRYGIPAEEVALNMDCTVSEVRKGASVLEDEISSAIENGEDLDELLLRVFQK; this is encoded by the coding sequence ATGAATTCTAATGTATGGAACTCCATAAAAAAGAAACTTAGGATTCGCATTAATCCTGTATTGGTGCGTGTCTGGGTTGATCCGCTTTCAGCTGTATATGAAGGCGGGGTAGTGCAGCTTACTGCTCCTAATGAATTCGTACTTAACTGGGTTCGTGACCATCTCCTTGATCGTATCAAGGATGCGGCTCAAGAAGTTCTTGAATCTAAAGTAGGTGTAACTATTGATTTGCATCCTTCCTCTGAATCGGTATCTCCACGTCAAATTATGACTGATGTTAATGCCTTTTATGCTGCAGATGAAATCCTTGCCAGTATCAATCGGTTGACTGGAATTGTTCGTGAATCCTTTCCATATTTTTCAGAAGAAGCAGACAAGAGAGTTGAAGAGGATGAGCTGGTTGAAGCTGTTCTTGAGCCGCAGACTTTTGATTCAATTCTTGATGCCGTCCTTGAAGCATTTGCAGTAACTTTTCGTGAGCTTATGATGCAGGAAAATGAACATGCCATGCTTGCCAGACGGGCACTTTACTATCTGTGCTTTCGCTATGGTATCCCCGCCGAAGAAGTTGCTCTTAATATGGATTGTACTGTTTCAGAAGTCCGCAAAGGAGCAAGTGTTTTAGAAGATGAGATCTCTTCAGCCATAGAGAATGGTGAAGATCTTGACGAACTTTTATTGCGGGTTTTCCAGAAGTGA
- a CDS encoding transporter substrate-binding domain-containing protein, producing MKRFYVLIGFAMTLTMLLSGIAQARSMDEILESKTLKVGTTGDYKPFSFNNNGKYEGFDIAVAQSFANKLGVKLELIPTTWKTLMRDLKVGKYDIGMSGITRTIARQKEACFSQGYVTFGKTPLVASSKAANFKTMADIDKKSIKVGVNPGGTNEKFVRANIKNADVILFESNLEIPVAVASGKVDVMITDSVEAIYYAASNPKLAAPMLDNLFTRSQLGYLMPADATRLQDTVNFMMDQMILKGEMKKIKSQYLHMD from the coding sequence ATGAAACGTTTTTATGTCCTTATAGGGTTTGCTATGACACTTACCATGCTTCTTTCCGGTATTGCTCAGGCTCGGTCTATGGATGAGATTCTTGAGAGCAAAACCCTTAAGGTAGGAACTACTGGTGATTACAAGCCGTTTTCTTTTAATAATAATGGTAAATATGAAGGGTTTGATATTGCTGTGGCGCAGAGTTTTGCGAATAAACTCGGCGTAAAGCTTGAGCTGATCCCAACCACATGGAAGACTCTTATGAGGGATCTTAAAGTGGGGAAATATGATATCGGAATGTCCGGCATAACCCGCACCATTGCTCGTCAGAAGGAAGCTTGTTTTTCACAGGGTTACGTTACTTTTGGTAAAACTCCACTTGTTGCCAGCTCTAAGGCAGCAAATTTTAAAACTATGGCTGATATTGATAAAAAAAGTATTAAAGTTGGAGTTAATCCCGGTGGTACGAATGAAAAATTTGTTCGTGCCAATATAAAAAATGCTGACGTAATCCTTTTCGAGTCAAATTTAGAAATTCCTGTTGCAGTGGCTTCCGGAAAGGTTGATGTAATGATCACTGACAGTGTTGAAGCAATATATTACGCAGCATCAAACCCAAAACTTGCCGCTCCGATGCTTGATAATCTTTTTACCCGCAGTCAGCTCGGTTATTTAATGCCTGCAGATGCTACAAGATTACAGGATACCGTTAATTTTATGATGGACCAGATGATCCTTAAAGGCGAGATGAAAAAGATCAAGTCTCAGTATCTACACATGGATTAG
- a CDS encoding PAS domain-containing sensor histidine kinase: MAVFERDILQAVEFIAQHYPGVVVVLNDDKRVVFVGGIEARILSGLISSGDFLSSSKMYSSGFEEFLNTVVHSESTFSGYYESKVSGVSEVLWNGNYLESGIIILKGKVVRGNTGSFSEPDNELDALRAKERIFSTLLSNLPGMVYRCKNDVDWSLDFVSEGCLELTGYEVEALLGNRDIAYADLILPEFRAYVWECVQEAIQDNEPYEIMYKIRTLSGELKWVWEKGVDVYEDGEFIGLEGFITDVTLLMETEQALHQSEERYRLMAEKTGQMVYDLNLNTNEIIWAGAVREISGCTEEEFQSVDLDGWEKLIHPDDREHVVADLEKSLKRACSFVSTYRFRRKDGSFLYVEDEGDFLLDVTGKPIRMIGAIKNYSDKMKVQELMIQSEKMTTVASLSAGMAHEINNPLGVISQSAQNIERRLLPHLAKNKEVADKIGVPIALIRQYLDERNVTTMLDSIKEASSRVARTIVNMLNFSRKSGEDKKNCNLKELLEQALEKVKTDLNSCAEYEFSRVNIIKNIQPDLPEILCFGAEIERVFFQLVKNSAQIICSNKSVIEEPTIKIKLFSNDAYLTIEIEDNGPGMDAITRKKVFEPFFTTRINQKGSGLGLSIVYFIITHNHGGAIRLDSEPGEGSKFTISLPRGPVADLYSNGSW, translated from the coding sequence GTGGCTGTATTTGAGCGTGATATCTTACAGGCTGTTGAATTTATCGCTCAACACTATCCGGGTGTAGTGGTTGTCCTGAATGATGATAAAAGAGTTGTTTTTGTCGGAGGAATTGAAGCAAGAATTCTCTCCGGGCTCATCAGTTCTGGAGATTTTTTATCGTCATCTAAAATGTATAGCAGTGGATTTGAAGAATTTTTGAATACAGTTGTTCATTCTGAGTCAACTTTTTCAGGATATTACGAAAGTAAGGTCAGTGGGGTAAGCGAGGTTCTCTGGAATGGAAATTATTTGGAATCAGGGATAATTATTTTAAAAGGGAAAGTGGTCAGGGGGAATACTGGGTCTTTTTCTGAACCTGACAATGAACTTGATGCACTCCGTGCTAAAGAGAGAATTTTTTCCACTTTGCTGAGTAATTTGCCGGGGATGGTTTACCGATGCAAAAATGATGTGGATTGGAGTTTGGATTTTGTCAGCGAGGGATGTCTTGAGCTTACAGGATATGAGGTTGAGGCTCTACTTGGAAATCGTGATATTGCTTATGCGGACCTTATTTTGCCCGAGTTCAGAGCTTATGTATGGGAATGTGTACAAGAGGCCATTCAGGATAATGAGCCCTATGAAATAATGTATAAGATTAGAACCTTATCAGGTGAATTAAAGTGGGTTTGGGAAAAAGGAGTAGACGTTTACGAGGATGGAGAGTTTATCGGGTTGGAAGGTTTTATTACCGATGTGACTTTGCTGATGGAAACAGAGCAGGCTTTGCATCAAAGCGAAGAACGGTATCGGCTTATGGCAGAGAAAACAGGTCAGATGGTTTATGATCTAAACTTAAATACTAATGAGATAATCTGGGCGGGGGCTGTAAGGGAGATCTCCGGATGCACTGAAGAGGAATTCCAGTCAGTTGATTTGGATGGGTGGGAAAAATTAATACACCCTGATGACCGCGAGCATGTTGTTGCAGATTTGGAAAAGAGCCTTAAGCGGGCATGCTCATTTGTGTCAACGTACAGGTTCAGGCGCAAAGATGGCAGTTTTTTATATGTTGAAGATGAAGGCGATTTTTTGCTTGATGTCACTGGAAAACCTATACGTATGATTGGTGCTATCAAGAACTATTCTGATAAAATGAAAGTTCAGGAATTGATGATTCAGTCTGAAAAAATGACCACTGTGGCGAGTCTTTCAGCTGGTATGGCTCATGAAATTAATAATCCTCTCGGAGTCATTTCTCAATCAGCACAAAATATTGAACGCAGACTATTGCCTCATTTGGCAAAGAATAAAGAAGTTGCTGATAAAATAGGGGTACCTATTGCGCTGATAAGACAGTATTTAGATGAGCGTAATGTTACAACGATGCTTGACTCCATTAAAGAGGCTAGTTCTCGTGTTGCACGCACAATTGTGAACATGCTTAATTTCAGCCGCAAATCTGGCGAGGATAAAAAAAATTGTAACCTTAAAGAATTACTGGAACAGGCTCTTGAGAAGGTGAAGACTGATTTAAATTCATGTGCAGAGTATGAGTTTAGCCGTGTAAATATAATTAAAAATATACAGCCTGATTTACCGGAAATTTTATGTTTTGGAGCAGAAATTGAACGAGTATTCTTTCAACTGGTTAAGAATTCAGCGCAGATAATATGTTCAAATAAATCTGTAATAGAAGAGCCCACTATAAAGATTAAACTTTTTAGCAATGATGCTTACTTAACAATAGAAATTGAAGACAACGGTCCCGGCATGGATGCCATTACCCGTAAAAAAGTATTTGAACCTTTTTTTACAACCAGAATAAACCAAAAGGGGAGCGGGCTGGGACTTTCAATCGTTTACTTTATTATTACCCATAATCATGGGGGGGCAATCAGGCTTGATTCAGAACCGGGTGAAGGTTCTAAGTTTACAATCAGTCTGCCAAGAGGGCCTGTTGCAGATTTGTATTCTAATGGTTCGTGGTAA
- the thyX gene encoding FAD-dependent thymidylate synthase translates to MPEKDLRVELLSLTPNALELIFAAFRQCYHAGFVADMWPKLLSGEIDKDKQDQFVSKILESGHDSPIEHVSFTFAIEGISRACSHQIVRHRIASYSQQSQRYVAESDMDYIIPPAIKKIPEARARFEKFMDEVGSAYNDLREILVAAGRESKANEDARFVLPQAAETKMVVTMNCRSLMHFFNLRCCQRAQWEVRIMADKMLKICKEEFPAIFRHGGARCEQLGYCPESERFACGRYPTLKELTENK, encoded by the coding sequence ATGCCGGAAAAAGATTTAAGAGTAGAATTATTGTCGTTGACGCCTAATGCACTGGAGTTAATTTTTGCTGCCTTCCGGCAGTGCTACCATGCCGGTTTTGTAGCCGATATGTGGCCAAAGCTTCTGAGCGGCGAGATTGATAAAGATAAACAGGATCAGTTTGTATCAAAAATACTTGAGTCAGGGCATGACAGTCCAATTGAGCATGTCAGCTTTACTTTCGCAATTGAGGGAATTTCCAGAGCTTGTTCTCACCAGATTGTACGACACCGCATAGCTTCGTATTCCCAGCAGAGTCAACGCTATGTGGCAGAAAGTGATATGGATTATATTATACCTCCCGCGATCAAAAAGATTCCTGAAGCTCGGGCAAGATTTGAAAAATTCATGGATGAAGTCGGTAGTGCTTATAACGATTTGCGCGAAATTTTAGTTGCAGCCGGTCGTGAGAGTAAAGCGAACGAGGATGCCCGTTTTGTTTTGCCGCAGGCTGCTGAAACAAAAATGGTTGTAACCATGAATTGTCGGTCGTTGATGCATTTTTTCAATTTGCGCTGCTGTCAGCGGGCTCAGTGGGAAGTTCGCATTATGGCTGACAAGATGTTGAAGATTTGTAAAGAAGAATTTCCGGCAATTTTCAGGCATGGCGGAGCGCGTTGCGAGCAGCTTGGATACTGTCCTGAGTCAGAACGGTTTGCATGCGGACGTTATCCTACTCTAAAGGAATTGACTGAAAATAAATAA
- the typA gene encoding translational GTPase TypA, producing MTTLTTNEKIRNIAIIAHVDHGKTTLVDGMFKQSGLFREGQEVDDRLMDSMDLERERGITIAAKNCAVDWRGVKINIIDTPGHADFGGEVERSLSMADGAILLVDASEGPLPQTRFVLKKALEAGLKIIVVINKIDRGDARPDEVLDEVYDLFIDLDANEQQLEFPILYAIGRDGIAQKTLEEKGENLHPLMDMVIDFLPGPSYCETEPFQMLVSDLGYSDYLGRLAIGKVIHGSAKQNEPLVCINEEGENVSLRLTKIQSYDGPTFCETDIANPGDIVVVSGIEGVTIGDTICTKEAPKALPRITVDEPTVSMRFTINTSPMAGLEGKLVQSSKIRERLNKETLLNVAVKIEESAEKDSFIVKGRGEFQLAILIETMRREGFELSVGRPEVIFKEENGKKLEPMEQVFIDCEECFMGVVTEKLSSRKAKMSNLVNNGKGRVRLEFSAPSRSLIGYRDEFLTDTKGTGIMNSLFAGYDDYRGDFPSRYTGSLVADRSGKSVAYAIFNLEPRGELFVEPGDPVYEGMIVGEHNRDNDININPTKEKKLSNMRASGKDEAVTLTPIRPMTLERAMHFIRDDELIEITPESIRLRKMELSSSKRHMARGKQIKDKK from the coding sequence GTGACTACATTGACTACTAACGAAAAAATCAGAAATATAGCTATCATAGCACACGTTGACCATGGTAAAACAACCTTGGTTGATGGTATGTTCAAGCAAAGCGGACTGTTCAGAGAAGGACAGGAAGTAGATGACCGTCTTATGGACAGTATGGATCTTGAACGTGAAAGAGGCATCACCATTGCTGCAAAAAACTGTGCAGTTGACTGGAGGGGCGTAAAAATCAACATAATTGATACCCCTGGTCACGCAGACTTCGGCGGAGAAGTTGAACGTTCCTTAAGCATGGCTGATGGTGCAATTTTGCTTGTTGATGCTTCTGAAGGACCTCTCCCTCAGACTCGCTTCGTATTGAAAAAAGCTCTCGAAGCAGGCCTTAAAATTATCGTTGTCATCAACAAAATTGACCGCGGTGATGCTCGTCCTGATGAAGTCTTAGACGAAGTTTATGACCTTTTCATTGACCTTGATGCCAATGAACAGCAGCTTGAATTTCCTATTCTTTACGCTATCGGACGTGATGGAATTGCTCAAAAAACTCTTGAAGAAAAAGGCGAAAACCTGCACCCGCTCATGGATATGGTTATCGATTTTCTTCCAGGACCATCTTACTGCGAAACTGAACCTTTCCAGATGCTTGTTTCAGACCTGGGCTACTCTGACTACCTTGGACGACTCGCCATTGGTAAAGTTATCCATGGATCTGCCAAGCAAAACGAACCTCTTGTCTGCATCAACGAAGAAGGCGAAAATGTTTCTCTGCGCCTGACCAAAATTCAGAGCTATGACGGCCCCACCTTCTGTGAAACCGACATCGCCAACCCAGGTGATATCGTAGTTGTTTCCGGTATTGAAGGCGTTACCATCGGTGATACAATCTGTACTAAAGAAGCACCGAAGGCATTGCCCCGTATCACTGTTGATGAACCGACTGTTTCCATGCGTTTTACTATCAATACCTCTCCCATGGCTGGTCTTGAAGGAAAGTTGGTTCAGTCTTCTAAGATTCGTGAAAGGCTCAATAAAGAGACTCTGCTTAACGTTGCTGTTAAAATTGAAGAAAGTGCCGAAAAAGACAGTTTCATAGTTAAGGGTCGTGGAGAATTCCAGCTCGCAATCTTGATTGAAACTATGCGCCGTGAAGGTTTTGAACTTTCTGTAGGTAGACCTGAAGTTATTTTCAAAGAAGAAAACGGTAAAAAACTTGAGCCTATGGAACAGGTTTTTATCGACTGCGAAGAATGCTTTATGGGCGTAGTTACAGAAAAACTTTCTTCACGCAAAGCGAAAATGAGCAACCTCGTTAACAACGGTAAAGGTCGTGTACGCTTGGAATTTTCAGCTCCTTCACGTTCTCTCATCGGTTATCGTGATGAATTTCTGACCGACACCAAGGGAACAGGAATTATGAACTCTCTGTTTGCCGGCTATGACGACTACCGCGGAGATTTCCCTTCCCGTTACACAGGTTCACTGGTTGCTGACCGTAGCGGTAAAAGCGTTGCTTACGCGATCTTCAACCTCGAACCACGTGGTGAACTTTTTGTTGAACCAGGTGATCCAGTATATGAAGGTATGATCGTTGGAGAGCATAACAGGGACAATGATATCAATATCAACCCAACCAAAGAGAAAAAGCTATCCAACATGCGTGCTTCTGGTAAAGACGAAGCGGTTACGCTTACCCCTATTCGTCCCATGACTCTTGAAAGAGCCATGCATTTTATCAGGGACGACGAACTTATTGAGATTACACCTGAATCCATCCGCCTGCGCAAGATGGAACTTTCTTCTTCCAAACGCCACATGGCACGCGGAAAACAAATTAAAGATAAAAAGTAA